The genomic DNA CAAATCTCGCAAATATTTATGTTTTGCTGATCAGTTAAAGCATTTGAACAAGAACAAAAAATTTTACTTTTGGTATTTAATTGAACGTGCACTTCAATACCAATATCCATTCTATAATCAGTATATCTTTCAAGAACAAAAGATTTTTCCACTGTTTTTCCTTAGATCTTTTTATATGTACAAATGCTTTTATTTTTCTTTAATGCCAAAATCATGTCTGGCAATATAATCATTGCTCATCAATGTAATCATGCAGCTAAAATCTTTTTCAAGCTGCAAAATAGAATTAAATTCTATGCTTGATATAAAATCAAAAACTGGACCATTAACCTCAAAACATATATTTTTCTTTACATATTTTGACTGAATTTCAACTTTTAACTTTCTTAAAATCTCATAACTTTCTGCTCGAACAGAAGGTAATCGTCCAAGCCCCATGCAACAATGACACACATTTGTTAACTGACGCATGAGTGTTTTGCCTGAGCGCTTTCTAGTCATTTGTACAATTCCAAATTCTGAAACCTGCAAAACAACAGCCTGAAATTTATCAAGCTCTTTTAAGGTTTGTTCAAAATAGGAAACTAATTTTAATTTATTTTTAGCGTTTGCCATATCGATAAAATCAATAACGATAAGTCCACCAATGTTTCGCAATTTTAGTTGCAAAACGACTTCTCTTGCAGCTTCCAGATTAGTCTTAGAAATTGTATCTTCTAAGTTGCCTTTGCCTATAAATCGTCCAGTATTTACATCAATTACAGTTAAAGCTTCTGTTGTTTCAATAATAATTGAGCCGCCAGATTTGAGTGATACTTTTTTTTCTAACGCTAACTGAATTTGTCTATCGATATCATATCGATCAAACAAATTACCCGTACCTTCATAGAGCTTTACTTTAAATCTAGACTCGGGAGCAACTTTGCTTAAATATGCATAAATTTGGTCCTGGTTTTCTTTACTGTCGGTGATAATTTCTTCAATGTCATTATCTAAATGATCTCGAACAACTTGCAAAGAAACGTCTACATCTTGATAGATTTTTGTTTTTGTGGCAGCGCTTGCATAGCTTGATAAAATATTTGCCCAGTCAGAAGTTAAAAACGAAAGATCTTTTTGAATCTCGCCTTCGCTTTTTCCTTCTGCAGAAGTACGAATAACAGCGCCCATACCAGATGGCAAATGTTTTGAAATAATCTCTTTTAATCGAACTCGCTCTGCGCGGTCTTCAATTTTTTTTGAAACGCCAATGCGTGGGATATTTGGAGTAAGAACAATGAACCGTCCAGGCAAAGTAAAACAAGTTTTTAATTTTGCGCCTTTTTCATCTACAGGTTCTTTGCTAACTTGAACTAAAAGGTCTTCGCCTTCTGTCAAGATTTTTGCAATATCCATTTTTTCAGATGATACGCGAGGCTTAACCTCTTCTTCTCCATCCTTAATTTCTTCTACCACATCAGTTCCCATGATGCGACCGATAGCAAGATCATGATCAATTTCTGATATATGTAGAAAACCCGCTCTTTCTTCGCCGATATCAACGAAAGCTGTTTGTATTCCAGGAAGTATTTTTGAAACTCTTCCTTTAAAGAATGCTCGCTCAAGCTCTATGGCTGTGCTTTTGCCAAAAAATAAATTTTCTAATTTATTTTCGCGAACAATGGCAATTCTGGTTTCCCAGGGACTTTGATTTATTATAATTTTTTTCA from Candidatus Dependentiae bacterium includes the following:
- a CDS encoding Rne/Rng family ribonuclease — encoded protein: MKKIIINQSPWETRIAIVRENKLENLFFGKSTAIELERAFFKGRVSKILPGIQTAFVDIGEERAGFLHISEIDHDLAIGRIMGTDVVEEIKDGEEEVKPRVSSEKMDIAKILTEGEDLLVQVSKEPVDEKGAKLKTCFTLPGRFIVLTPNIPRIGVSKKIEDRAERVRLKEIISKHLPSGMGAVIRTSAEGKSEGEIQKDLSFLTSDWANILSSYASAATKTKIYQDVDVSLQVVRDHLDNDIEEIITDSKENQDQIYAYLSKVAPESRFKVKLYEGTGNLFDRYDIDRQIQLALEKKVSLKSGGSIIIETTEALTVIDVNTGRFIGKGNLEDTISKTNLEAAREVVLQLKLRNIGGLIVIDFIDMANAKNKLKLVSYFEQTLKELDKFQAVVLQVSEFGIVQMTRKRSGKTLMRQLTNVCHCCMGLGRLPSVRAESYEILRKLKVEIQSKYVKKNICFEVNGPVFDFISSIEFNSILQLEKDFSCMITLMSNDYIARHDFGIKEK